The Aminithiophilus ramosus genome contains a region encoding:
- a CDS encoding M20/M25/M40 family metallo-hydrolase, with product MNERESFFDAIGGEIEEILRAYVAVPSVTGTDGEREATRFFLDFFSTVPYFRAHRDHCGAYPLPGDPLARSVGWALAKGRGRETVVLIHHSDVVGVEDFRRCREEAFSPADLERALLFLREDLPDEARRDLESGRFLFGRGSCDMKGGGAIQMALLRRWSLAEREGNLLLLALPDEENLSAGMRAALRLLLDLQEKWGLDYRLMVDSEPHQRKDPERGLLSVGSVGKLMPFVYVRGSLSHAGKVFEGFNPLNLLCAVVRKTEGSPSFIDCRDGEASPPPTWLHLKDGKERYDVSMPLSAYGYFSVLTLGKGPAEVLEQVRQVCLEAFDDVLSDLQGSWDHFCRTTGRSPSSLPWRPRVMSFGELLDEARRRGGESFERSRAAREEDLKREMLSGRLSLAEGNRVLIEGLSEAVDDGRPHVVYGLLPPYYPHRSNGLLPHQEEPLAGLGENLALFARESWDQPYDVEAYYTGISDMSYSGIADGKAVAQVLSATMPLFPSVYDLPLEALSRLSMACINIGPWGKDFHKMTERVFREDLVDRTPRLLLRAIETVLGGERSPAPGRERRRDDVL from the coding sequence ATGAATGAGAGAGAGTCCTTTTTCGACGCCATCGGCGGGGAAATCGAGGAGATTCTTCGAGCCTACGTGGCCGTCCCCAGCGTGACCGGCACCGACGGCGAGCGGGAGGCCACCCGATTCTTCCTGGACTTCTTTTCGACCGTCCCCTATTTCCGAGCCCACCGAGATCATTGCGGCGCCTACCCCCTTCCCGGCGATCCCCTGGCTCGGTCCGTGGGCTGGGCCCTCGCGAAAGGGCGGGGAAGGGAGACGGTCGTCCTCATTCATCACAGCGATGTCGTCGGCGTCGAAGATTTCCGCCGCTGCAGGGAAGAGGCCTTCTCTCCCGCCGACCTGGAGCGGGCGCTCCTTTTTCTGAGGGAGGACCTTCCGGATGAGGCGCGGCGCGACCTGGAGAGCGGCCGATTCCTCTTCGGGCGGGGGAGCTGCGACATGAAAGGAGGAGGAGCCATCCAGATGGCTCTCCTTCGCCGCTGGAGCCTCGCCGAAAGGGAGGGCAACCTTCTCCTTTTGGCCCTTCCCGACGAGGAAAACCTTTCGGCGGGGATGCGGGCGGCCCTCAGGCTCCTTCTCGATCTCCAGGAAAAATGGGGCCTGGACTACCGTCTCATGGTCGACTCCGAGCCCCACCAGAGGAAGGACCCCGAACGGGGGCTTCTCTCCGTCGGTTCCGTCGGCAAGCTCATGCCCTTCGTCTACGTCCGGGGTTCCCTCTCCCACGCCGGCAAGGTCTTCGAGGGTTTCAATCCCCTGAACCTCCTCTGCGCCGTCGTCAGAAAGACGGAGGGCTCTCCTTCCTTCATCGACTGCCGGGACGGAGAGGCCTCGCCCCCTCCGACCTGGCTCCACCTCAAAGACGGCAAGGAGCGCTACGACGTCTCCATGCCCCTTTCGGCCTACGGCTACTTCAGCGTTCTCACCCTCGGGAAGGGGCCCGCCGAGGTCCTCGAGCAGGTCCGTCAGGTCTGCCTGGAGGCCTTCGATGACGTCCTCTCCGATCTGCAGGGAAGCTGGGATCATTTCTGCCGGACGACGGGGCGTTCCCCGTCGTCTCTGCCCTGGAGACCCCGCGTGATGAGCTTCGGAGAGCTTCTCGACGAGGCGCGCCGCAGGGGAGGCGAATCCTTCGAAAGAAGCCGTGCGGCCCGGGAAGAGGACCTGAAGAGGGAGATGCTTTCGGGCCGTCTCTCCCTGGCCGAGGGCAACCGTGTCCTGATCGAAGGTCTTTCGGAGGCCGTCGACGACGGTCGGCCCCATGTCGTCTACGGCCTCCTTCCCCCCTACTATCCCCACCGGTCCAATGGCCTCCTTCCCCATCAGGAAGAGCCTCTTGCCGGGCTCGGCGAGAACCTGGCCCTCTTCGCGAGGGAGTCGTGGGACCAGCCCTACGACGTCGAGGCCTACTACACGGGCATCTCCGACATGAGCTACAGCGGCATCGCCGACGGAAAGGCCGTCGCCCAGGTCCTGTCGGCGACGATGCCCCTTTTCCCGTCGGTCTACGATCTTCCCCTGGAGGCGCTCTCTCGGCTCTCCATGGCCTGCATCAACATCGGTCCCTGGGGGAAGGATTTCCACAAGATGACGGAGCGGGTCTTCAGGGAGGACCTCGTCGATCGCACGCCGCGCCTCCTTCTTCGGGCGATCGAAACGGTCCTGGGCGGGGAGCGCTCTCCGGCTCCCGGGAGGGAAAGGAGGAGAGACGATGTCCTTTGA
- a CDS encoding alanine/glycine:cation symporter family protein yields MSFEDLVCTVVWDYMWGMPLVIVILGTGFYLTCRSGFFQFTGFAVAMRHAWRSVMGKEEQGKREGILSPVEAMSMALGTTIGVGNIGGVATAIAVGGPGAVFWMWLAALVGMIIKMAEVTLAVHYRSRDERGETYGGPNYYMKKGIGIERRMKGLFKFLSGLFAFGFCTGYFINIQTYTVSEAVGNTFGVGLLAVGVVYTLLLYVMISGGFRGLGRIAARLVPLMCLFYLLGGLFIIAKHTAALPGAFSLIFGSAFTGTAAFGGFMGASVTQAIKIGLSRSVFSNEAGWGSAPMIHASARVDHPVKQGLMGIFEVFIDTFVICSITCLVILVTGQWSSGLDGATLTLAAFEYGIGRFGRIILALGVFLFGLTTSSGVYAQIEVVVRYLVGQSPLKERILSFYKWTYPLPSLAMVYVAVRFGLPGTMLWVFSDASTALPIFANVVALLVLTPRFVELLRDYRARFLGQGTIDPAFRPFYESEPDGASSPDGSPR; encoded by the coding sequence ATGTCCTTTGAGGATCTGGTCTGCACCGTCGTCTGGGATTACATGTGGGGGATGCCCCTGGTGATCGTCATCTTGGGGACGGGCTTCTACCTGACCTGCCGCAGCGGTTTCTTCCAGTTCACCGGATTCGCCGTCGCCATGAGACATGCCTGGCGCAGCGTCATGGGGAAGGAGGAGCAGGGGAAGAGGGAGGGGATTCTCTCCCCCGTGGAGGCCATGAGCATGGCCCTGGGGACGACGATCGGCGTGGGCAACATCGGCGGAGTGGCCACGGCCATCGCCGTCGGCGGCCCCGGAGCGGTCTTCTGGATGTGGCTCGCCGCCCTGGTGGGAATGATCATCAAAATGGCCGAGGTGACCCTGGCCGTTCACTACCGTTCCCGCGACGAGAGGGGCGAGACCTACGGCGGCCCCAATTACTACATGAAGAAGGGCATCGGCATCGAGCGGAGGATGAAGGGACTCTTCAAGTTCCTCAGCGGTCTTTTCGCCTTCGGCTTCTGTACGGGCTATTTCATCAACATCCAGACCTACACCGTCTCCGAGGCCGTGGGGAACACCTTCGGCGTCGGGCTCCTGGCGGTGGGCGTCGTCTACACCCTCCTGCTCTACGTCATGATCAGCGGTGGCTTCCGTGGATTGGGGCGCATCGCCGCCAGGCTGGTTCCCCTCATGTGCCTTTTCTACCTTCTCGGAGGGCTTTTCATCATCGCCAAGCACACGGCGGCCCTTCCCGGCGCCTTCTCCCTCATCTTCGGGAGCGCCTTCACCGGAACGGCGGCTTTCGGCGGCTTCATGGGGGCTTCCGTGACGCAGGCCATCAAGATCGGCCTCTCCCGGTCCGTCTTCAGCAACGAGGCCGGATGGGGATCGGCCCCCATGATCCACGCCTCGGCCCGCGTCGATCACCCCGTCAAACAGGGACTCATGGGAATCTTCGAAGTCTTCATCGACACCTTCGTCATCTGTTCCATCACCTGTCTCGTCATCCTCGTCACCGGCCAGTGGTCCAGCGGCCTCGACGGGGCCACCCTGACTCTGGCGGCCTTCGAATACGGCATCGGTCGCTTCGGGCGGATCATCCTGGCCCTGGGGGTCTTCCTCTTCGGCCTGACGACGTCCAGCGGCGTCTATGCCCAGATCGAAGTCGTCGTCCGCTACCTCGTCGGCCAATCCCCCCTGAAGGAGCGGATCCTCTCGTTCTACAAATGGACCTACCCTCTTCCCAGCCTGGCCATGGTCTACGTGGCCGTTCGCTTCGGCCTTCCGGGAACGATGCTCTGGGTCTTCTCCGATGCTTCGACGGCTCTGCCCATCTTCGCCAACGTCGTCGCCCTTCTGGTCCTGACGCCCCGCTTCGTCGAGCTGCTCCGCGACTACCGGGCACGCTTCCTGGGGCAGGGCACCATCGACCCCGCCTTCCGCCCCTTCTACGAGAGCGAACCCGACGGGGCATCGTCCCCGGACGGGAGCCCGCGCTGA
- a CDS encoding dimethylarginine dimethylaminohydrolase family protein → MFENVIVRRPARSMVEGITSAPELGRPDYTLALKQHEAYCEALRRCGVAVTVLEPLEAYPDSCFVEDTAVITRKGAIITNPGAPSRRGEAAEMLPVIRGFFPEERIFSIGAPGTLEGGDVMMVGDHFYVGRSARTNREGIAQFLAILEGMGLSGSEVPLEHVLHLKTGINYIERETMLVSGEFVDRADFASFRRIVVPEEEAYAANCIWVNDRVIVPEGYPRLEAKVRQAGYSVLTVDTSEYRKLDGGLSCLSLRF, encoded by the coding sequence ATGTTCGAAAACGTCATCGTCCGCAGGCCCGCCCGATCCATGGTGGAGGGCATCACCTCGGCTCCCGAACTGGGAAGGCCCGACTACACCCTGGCCCTGAAGCAGCACGAGGCCTATTGCGAGGCCCTTCGCCGGTGCGGCGTCGCCGTCACCGTCCTGGAGCCCCTCGAGGCCTATCCCGACTCCTGTTTCGTCGAGGACACGGCGGTCATCACCCGCAAGGGGGCCATCATCACCAACCCCGGAGCTCCCAGCCGCAGAGGCGAGGCCGCGGAGATGCTTCCCGTCATCAGAGGCTTCTTCCCCGAGGAGCGGATCTTTTCCATCGGTGCCCCGGGAACCCTCGAGGGCGGCGACGTCATGATGGTGGGCGATCACTTCTATGTGGGGCGTTCGGCCCGGACGAACCGGGAGGGCATCGCCCAGTTCCTCGCCATCCTGGAGGGGATGGGGCTCTCGGGATCGGAAGTGCCGCTGGAGCACGTCCTCCATCTCAAGACGGGAATCAACTACATCGAACGGGAGACGATGCTCGTCTCGGGCGAATTCGTCGACAGGGCCGATTTCGCCTCCTTCCGCAGGATCGTCGTTCCCGAAGAGGAGGCCTATGCCGCCAACTGCATCTGGGTCAACGACAGGGTCATCGTTCCCGAGGGCTACCCCCGCCTGGAGGCAAAGGTTCGTCAGGCCGGCTATTCCGTGCTCACCGTCGACACGTCGGAGTATCGCAAGCTGGACGGCGGTCTTTCCTGCCTCTCCCTGCGCTTCTGA
- a CDS encoding Lrp/AsnC family transcriptional regulator, giving the protein MRDKLLDETGWHILEELQKDARLSYKELGRRVGLSTPAVIERVRRMEEAGIIEGYRATVNPRKVGYAFRVILAFATTYNNPDGVIARTLEDIPEVIRSWSVTGSNDYYMEVLIPSMEFLEDLLVHLSAHGRIVTSIVLPHMAGSETIARPRDRLDP; this is encoded by the coding sequence ATGAGAGACAAACTTCTGGACGAAACGGGCTGGCACATCCTGGAAGAGCTGCAAAAGGACGCCAGGCTCTCCTACAAGGAGCTGGGCCGTCGGGTGGGTCTGTCCACTCCGGCCGTCATCGAGCGGGTCCGGCGGATGGAGGAGGCAGGCATCATCGAAGGGTACCGGGCGACCGTCAATCCCCGGAAGGTGGGCTACGCCTTCCGGGTCATCCTGGCCTTCGCCACGACCTACAACAACCCGGACGGCGTCATCGCCAGGACCCTGGAGGACATCCCCGAGGTGATCCGGAGCTGGAGCGTGACGGGAAGCAACGACTACTACATGGAGGTCCTCATCCCCTCCATGGAGTTCCTCGAAGATCTGCTGGTCCACCTCTCGGCCCATGGCCGCATCGTCACCTCCATCGTCCTGCCCCACATGGCGGGAAGCGAGACGATCGCCCGTCCCAGAGATCGGCTGGATCCCTGA
- a CDS encoding class I SAM-dependent DNA methyltransferase: MYSDFETISTYYDDLYVNDEEYAPEAAKVKELLTRHGLPPRGDLLLLACGTGGHVPYFRDEYRVFGLDLSEDMLARARAKFPGLAFYGGNLIDFELERDFDAVICLYGSIGFVRTVENLRASMRRIAAHLRPGGLTLITPWSTEEDFSEMIVVDAADKPELKIARMEQVRLKEPKVIEVIFHHLIGKDNDVTYHKQAMEIGLFSREEYRSSMIDAGLDVVEEYRGADVRGGAYIGKRISV, translated from the coding sequence ATGTATTCGGATTTTGAAACGATTTCCACCTATTACGATGATCTCTACGTCAACGACGAGGAATATGCGCCGGAGGCGGCCAAGGTGAAGGAGCTGCTGACCCGCCATGGCCTTCCCCCGCGGGGCGATCTCCTTCTCCTGGCCTGCGGAACGGGGGGACATGTTCCCTATTTCAGGGACGAGTACCGCGTTTTTGGGCTGGATCTCAGCGAGGACATGCTCGCACGGGCCAGGGCGAAGTTCCCCGGCCTCGCCTTCTACGGGGGCAACCTGATCGACTTCGAGCTGGAGAGGGATTTCGACGCCGTCATCTGCCTCTACGGATCGATCGGTTTCGTCAGGACCGTGGAGAATCTGCGCGCCTCGATGAGACGCATCGCCGCCCACCTGCGGCCCGGCGGGCTGACCTTGATCACCCCCTGGAGCACGGAGGAGGACTTTTCCGAAATGATCGTCGTCGACGCCGCCGACAAGCCGGAGCTCAAGATCGCCCGCATGGAACAGGTGCGGCTCAAGGAGCCGAAGGTGATCGAGGTGATCTTCCACCACCTGATCGGGAAGGACAACGACGTGACCTATCACAAACAGGCCATGGAAATCGGCCTTTTTTCGAGGGAAGAGTACCGATCGTCCATGATCGATGCGGGATTGGACGTCGTCGAAGAGTACAGAGGAGCGGACGTGCGCGGTGGCGCCTATATCGGGAAACGCATAAGCGTCTGA
- a CDS encoding MarR family winged helix-turn-helix transcriptional regulator: MNGSVGRLVSILYRKQQVYLNGALKPFGLTASELPVLSCLFGNDGVSQEDLSCFLSIDKASTARTVQSLVDKGFLTKEKDPSDRRANRILLTARALRQKEEIGEVLQRWTRFLTEDFGEESLTVLFRLLEEMARKASTADLRELDKVDDEKNG, translated from the coding sequence ATGAACGGAAGCGTCGGTCGTCTGGTTTCGATCCTGTACCGGAAGCAGCAGGTCTATTTGAACGGGGCCCTCAAACCCTTCGGGCTCACCGCTTCGGAGCTGCCCGTCCTGTCCTGTCTCTTCGGGAATGACGGCGTCTCTCAGGAAGATCTCTCCTGTTTCCTGTCCATCGACAAGGCTTCCACGGCCAGAACCGTTCAATCGCTGGTCGACAAGGGATTTCTCACGAAGGAGAAGGATCCGTCGGACCGACGGGCAAACCGGATCCTTCTGACGGCCCGGGCCCTGCGCCAGAAAGAGGAAATCGGAGAAGTGCTGCAACGGTGGACCCGTTTCCTGACCGAGGACTTCGGTGAGGAGTCCCTGACGGTCCTGTTCCGCCTCCTCGAAGAGATGGCCCGCAAGGCGTCGACCGCCGATCTGCGGGAATTGGACAAGGTGGATGATGAGAAAAACGGATAG
- a CDS encoding MATE family efflux transporter produces MRFSFPAIVGMVVNALYNVVDRVFIGNAPGLGAHGLAGITIGFPIMIALQSIALMIGVGGATLFSIKLGEGKNEQALEVLGNGFSLLLVGGTIFLLLGQVFLSPLLQLFGASDVILPYSAAYMRVIFFGAIFQVTSMGLNNFLRADGQPKLAMITMFMGAGTNIVLDALFIYGLKMGITGAALATILAQGASMTWILFYFLNRRSQSRIRWKYMRLRPAMVQNILLLGLPSFALQISNSILGVVVNRSLLLHGGDIAVSVMGVINSVQTLILMPIIGLDQGVRTIVSFNFGARRHDRIRETERLAITAATLYALIGWVLTRLFPVQIISIFNREPDLVRFGVTAIRVWFWCLPVVGFQVLGANFFQAIGRPGSAIVLTLARQGFLLVPAILLFSRQWGIDGILYAAPFADGLSALITAISFYFGIRSLAG; encoded by the coding sequence GTGAGGTTTTCGTTCCCCGCCATCGTGGGAATGGTCGTCAACGCCTTATACAACGTGGTGGACCGGGTCTTCATCGGCAACGCGCCCGGCCTCGGAGCTCACGGGTTGGCCGGTATCACCATCGGCTTTCCGATCATGATCGCCCTTCAGTCCATCGCCCTGATGATCGGCGTCGGGGGGGCGACGCTCTTTTCCATCAAGTTGGGGGAGGGGAAAAACGAGCAGGCCCTCGAGGTTCTGGGAAATGGTTTTTCGCTCCTTCTGGTGGGCGGCACGATCTTCCTGCTTCTTGGACAGGTCTTTCTCTCTCCCCTCCTGCAGCTCTTCGGCGCCAGCGACGTCATCCTCCCCTATTCGGCCGCCTACATGAGGGTCATCTTCTTCGGGGCCATCTTCCAGGTGACCAGCATGGGGCTGAACAACTTCCTGCGCGCCGACGGGCAGCCCAAACTCGCCATGATCACCATGTTCATGGGAGCAGGGACCAACATCGTGCTGGACGCGCTCTTCATCTACGGACTGAAAATGGGCATAACCGGAGCGGCCCTTGCCACCATCCTGGCTCAAGGCGCCTCCATGACCTGGATCCTCTTCTATTTTCTGAATCGGCGCAGCCAGAGCCGAATCCGATGGAAATACATGAGGCTCCGTCCCGCCATGGTTCAGAACATCCTGCTCCTCGGCCTTCCCTCGTTCGCCCTGCAGATCAGCAACAGCATCCTCGGCGTCGTCGTGAACAGGAGCCTGCTTCTCCATGGCGGCGACATCGCCGTCTCCGTCATGGGCGTCATCAACAGCGTCCAGACCCTCATTCTCATGCCGATCATCGGGCTCGATCAGGGCGTACGGACCATCGTCAGCTTCAATTTCGGGGCGAGGCGGCATGACCGGATCAGGGAGACGGAAAGGTTGGCCATTACGGCAGCGACCCTCTACGCCCTGATCGGATGGGTCTTGACGCGACTGTTTCCCGTCCAGATCATCTCCATCTTCAATCGGGAGCCCGATCTCGTGCGTTTCGGAGTCACGGCGATCAGGGTGTGGTTCTGGTGTCTGCCCGTCGTCGGGTTTCAGGTCCTGGGGGCGAACTTCTTCCAGGCCATAGGCCGACCCGGATCGGCCATCGTGCTGACTCTCGCGAGGCAGGGCTTTCTTCTCGTTCCGGCGATCCTTCTTTTCTCACGGCAATGGGGCATCGACGGCATCCTCTACGCCGCCCCCTTCGCCGACGGCCTTTCGGCCCTCATCACGGCCATCTCGTTTTACTTCGGGATCCGTTCCCTGGCGGGTTAA
- a CDS encoding dicarboxylate/amino acid:cation symporter, with product MTETRKKVPLIWKITVGFILGVLAGALLGPKVAVVEPIGKIFITLLQMLIVPLVFSSLVVGVASLGDPKALGRIGVKTVLLYMVTTALAIVIGLAMGHLIQPGAGMAIEGAIAAEGKSAPALKDVVIGMFPSNPIQSLAQGHMLQIIVFALFFGIAAVLAGEKGKPVLAVMDAIAETMYKVTALVMAFAPYGVFALIAVTVSRYGLSVMAPFAKVIGAVYLGCLLHAVVVYSGLVSLMTRKTPVWFFRGIQEASLTAFVTRSSSATLPVTMRCSQDNLGVSEKITSFVLPLGATINMDGTALYQGVCALFIAQAFGIDLSLGAQAGIIVTATLASVGTAGVPGAGLIMLTLVVTQAGLPMEGVALLAGIDAVLDMARTALNITGDACVATVVARTEGELNHGA from the coding sequence ATGACAGAAACGAGGAAAAAGGTACCCCTGATCTGGAAAATCACTGTCGGCTTTATCCTGGGCGTCCTGGCCGGAGCCCTTTTGGGCCCCAAAGTCGCCGTCGTGGAACCGATTGGGAAAATCTTCATCACCCTTCTGCAGATGCTCATCGTGCCTCTCGTCTTTTCCAGCCTCGTCGTCGGCGTCGCCTCCCTGGGAGACCCCAAGGCCCTGGGGCGGATCGGCGTGAAGACGGTGCTGCTTTACATGGTGACGACGGCCCTGGCCATCGTCATCGGCCTTGCCATGGGCCACCTCATCCAGCCCGGCGCGGGCATGGCCATTGAGGGCGCCATAGCCGCCGAGGGGAAGTCCGCCCCGGCGCTGAAAGACGTCGTCATCGGCATGTTTCCCTCCAATCCCATCCAATCCCTGGCCCAGGGACACATGCTGCAGATCATCGTCTTCGCCCTCTTCTTCGGCATCGCCGCCGTCCTGGCCGGAGAGAAGGGCAAGCCCGTCCTGGCCGTGATGGACGCCATCGCCGAGACGATGTACAAGGTCACGGCCCTCGTCATGGCCTTCGCCCCCTACGGCGTCTTCGCCCTCATCGCCGTCACCGTCTCGCGCTACGGTCTTTCCGTCATGGCCCCCTTCGCCAAGGTCATCGGCGCCGTCTACCTCGGCTGCCTCCTCCACGCCGTGGTCGTCTATTCGGGCCTCGTCTCCCTGATGACGCGCAAAACGCCCGTCTGGTTCTTCCGGGGCATCCAGGAGGCGAGCCTGACGGCCTTCGTCACCCGTTCCAGCTCGGCCACCCTGCCCGTGACGATGCGCTGCAGCCAGGACAACCTGGGCGTCTCGGAGAAGATCACCTCCTTCGTCCTGCCCCTGGGCGCGACGATCAACATGGACGGCACGGCCCTCTACCAGGGCGTCTGCGCCCTCTTCATCGCCCAGGCCTTCGGCATCGACCTCTCTCTGGGAGCCCAGGCGGGCATCATCGTCACCGCCACCCTGGCCTCGGTGGGCACGGCCGGAGTCCCCGGAGCGGGCCTGATCATGCTCACTCTCGTCGTCACCCAGGCGGGCCTGCCCATGGAGGGCGTGGCCCTTCTAGCAGGCATCGACGCCGTCCTCGACATGGCCCGGACGGCCCTGAACATCACCGGCGACGCCTGCGTGGCCACCGTCGTGGCCCGCACCGAGGGGGAGCTGAACCACGGAGCTTGA